A stretch of DNA from Oncorhynchus gorbuscha isolate QuinsamMale2020 ecotype Even-year unplaced genomic scaffold, OgorEven_v1.0 Un_scaffold_8785, whole genome shotgun sequence:
cctctccccatcctctcttcctctccccctctcccctccccaactctccccctcctctcttcctctccctcttctcctctaccccccctctcccccatcctctcttcctctccctccctctctccccctctccccctcctctccctccaactctctctcccctctctccctctcctctctcttcctctctctccctcctctcttcctcttcctctctcccctcctccttcctctctcccctctctcctctcctcccctctctcctccctctctctccccctctcctttctctctctagacGTACTAGGCACAGTGTTAAAGCAGAGAAGATCCGTTGGATGATGGAAAATTATGATCGTCACGTGACCATTCACTCCATCATGGGGAGCTCTCACCCCAAACTACCCCCCCATTATGACCCAACACGACCCCCATCACGACGCCAAACTACTCCCAACAGGACCCAAGCACACCCCACCAGGAGGCCACAAACTACCCCCCAACAGGACCAAACCCCATCAGGAGGCCCCCCCCCCAACAGGACCCAAGCCCACCCCATCCAGGAGGCCAAACTACCCCCCAACAGGACCCAAGCCCACCCCATCAGGAGGCCAAACTACCCCCCCAACAGGACCCAAGCCCACCCCATCAGGAGGCCAAACTACCCCCCATCAGGAGGCCAAACCCACCCCATCAGGAGGCCAAACTACCCCCCAACAGGACCCAAGCCCACCCCATCAGGAGGCCAAACCACCCCCCATCAGGAGGCCAAACTACCCCCCCATCCCCCCCCCATCAGGAGGCCAGCCCACCCCCATCAGGAGGCCAAACTACCCCCATCAGGAGGCCAAACTACCCCCATCAGGAGAGGACCCAAGCCCACCCCATCAGGAGGCCAAACTACCCCCATCAGGAGGCCAAACCACCCCCCATCAGGAGGCCAAACTACCCCCCATCAGGAGGCCAAACCACCCCCATCAGGAGGCCAAGCCACCCCCCATCAGGAGGCCCAACTACCCCCCCCATCAGGAGGCTAGCCCACCCCATCAGGAGGCTAGCCCACCCCATCAGGAGGCCAAACTACCCCCATCAGGAGGCCAAACTACCCCCCATCAGGAGGCCAAACTACCCCCCATCAGGAGGCCAACTACCCCCCATCAGGAGGCCCCTACCCCATCAGGAGGCCAAACTACCCCCATCAGGAGGCCAAACCCACCCATCAGGAGGCCAAACCACACCCCATCAGGAGGCCAAACTACCCCCCCCATCAGGAGGCTAGCCCACCCCATCAGGAGGCCAAACTACCCCCCATCAGGAGGCTAGCCCATCCCATCAGGAGGCCAAACTACCCCCATCAGGAGGCTAGCCCACCCCATCAGGAGGCTAGCCCACCCCATCAGGAGGCTAGCCCCCCCATCAGGAGGCTAGCCCGTCCACCCCATCAGGATGGCTCAAACTACCCCCCAACAGGAGACAGGAGGCCAATACAAGATAGGATCCCCAGGGTCAGGAGGCAAGGATAGGATCCACCCAGAATCATCAGGAGGGGTCAAATGAGGATCAggatagggtcagggataggatcagggataggatcagggatagggtcagggatGGGGTCAGGGATAGGATCAGGTTTCCTCAATAGGATCAGACtagggtcagggatagggtcagggatagggCCAGGGATAGGGCCAGGGATAGGatcagggatagggtcagggcCCAGGGATAGGATCCAGGGCCAACAGGAGGACAGGGGATAGGATCAAGGATAGGGatcagggatagggtcagggttaggatcgGGGATAGGGTCGGGGATAGGGTCGGGgctgggtcagggttaggatcggggatagggtcagggataggatcagggatagggtcagggcccagggtcagggatagggtcagggatagggtcaggatagggtcagggatagggtcagggatagggtcagggatagggatcagggtcagggataggatcagggatagggtcagggataggATCAGGGATAGGGTCAGGATCAGGGATAGGGGGGCAGGGATAGGATCAGGGATAGGatcagggatagggtcagggcCCCAGGATAGGATAGGGTCagggggtcagggttaggtcaGGGGATAGGATAGGatcagggatagggtcagggataggatcagggatagggtcaggggaggatcagggatagggtcagggcCCAGGGTCAGGATAGGATCAGGGGATAGGATCCGGGGATAGGGTCGGGGatcagggatagggtcagggatcagggatagggtcagggcTGGGGTCAGGGGATATGATCAGGGATAGGGATAGGATCAGGGATAGGATCAGGGATAGGGTcgaggatagggatagggtcagggatcagggataggatcagggatagggatagggtcagggagAGGATCAGGGATAAGATCAGCGATAAGATCAGGGATAGGatcagggatagggtcaggggtcagggataAGATCAGGGATAGGATCAGGGATAGGATCAGGGATAGGATCAGGGTCAGGGATCTGggatagggtcagggataggatcagggataggatcagggtcagggatcagggatagggtcagggatcagggataggatcagggatagggtcagggatcAGGGATAGGGTCAGGATCAGGGATAGGGcccagggatagggatagggatagggttagggcccagggatagggttagggcccagggatagggtcagggatagggttagggcccAGGGTTAGGGCCAGGACTAAGGTTAGTTTCAGGCTGCATCACAATAGATCCCTTGAATTGAAGTAACAATGAAAGggtgatctctgtctctgtctctgtctctctttctcctgataGGTCCAAGTCCTCAGACAAGGCCCGCCGCGACCTGGTAGGAGAGCAGCGATTGGTCCAGGGCTCTGAGAGGTCCTGCCCCCAGCTCTCGCTTCCCGACGTGTCGTCGGCCGGCCGCTCCGGGAGAGCCATAACCCCGGGTCACAGCTCTGCCCACGGGTCCACAGAGTTTCTCTCCCTCAGTGGAAAGGCCTCGGAAAAATGTGTGATTCTGGACAATTCTAAAATTCTGGATGAGGAGGATATTCTTGATTTAGGAGCGGTGGCCTCTGAACCGGAAGCTCCGTGGCAACCAGACGACGAGGGGAacaggggggaggaagagggagagacaggaattCCCCATTGTCTGGTGGAGTCTGTGTTTAGTGCAGATCTCCATGGTGACGACGAGAGGCCCGTGGCTTTCTCCGAGTCGATTGGTCAGagggtgaggaaagagaggaggagtagaactAGGAAGACGGACTCTGATAGGCTGGAGCCTGCTGTCATAGTGAAGGACGCTAGCCAATCGATGAgcgaggggatggagagagaggatggaggagggaagttGGTGGGAGAAATGGGTGATGGGGGAGAGCAGGTGTGGGAtgtgggagagagggtgagggatggggagagagggtgagggatgggggagagagggtgagggatgggggagaggatggggagagggtgAGGCCTGAgttgttggagtttgttggagaCTGGCCTTCCAGAGGAGGGACTGGAGcaaagaagaggaggagtaggaggaaggaatgggagcgccctgggagggagaaagagggaggtggtgagggggaGGAGGCAGATCCCAGAGGCAGCCAATCAGAAGGGCATCCTGGTCGCGGGCCTCATGTCACAGAGTTCCAGAAGCTTCTAGAGCTCTTACAGGCGGGTGTTGACTCCTTCCCCTGCCCACCTGCCCCCCCCGTCCCCTCCCTTAGCTCAGACCGTTCActtggagaaggaggagaggggtgtggcaggaggagaaaggggtgaggcaggaggagagaggggtgatgcaggagggaggagaggggaggcggaTAAAGACCGAGTCCTGAGTCGGGAGGAATTACCTGACTGTGTGTCGGCTAACCCTAACTCAACCCAGGTGGTTGGATCCAACACcgtggagcagagggagggagagaccattCAGGCCGCCGGAGAGGGGGGGACTCAGGGTTTAGTTGAGAAAGACTTGTTGGAGGTAGGAGGAAGCCATATTGGTAAGGTCAGTCAGTGTACTGATAGTGACAGCCATattggtgagggcagtgtggaagCTGGTGAATGCAGCCATGTTGGTGAGGTCAGTCAGTGCACTGACACTAGTGAGACCAGGGTGGAAGGTGAAGTCGGCCATCTTGGTAGAGGCAGTCAGTGTACTGACGCTAGTGAGACCAGGGTGGAAGGTGAAGTCGGCCATCTTGGTAGAGGCAGTCAGTGTACTGACGCTAGTGAGACCGGGATGGAAGGTGAAGTCGGCCATCTTGGTAGAGGCAGTCAGTGTACTGACGCTAGTGAGACCAGGATGGAAGGTGAAGTCGGCCATCTTGGTGGGGGCAGTGAGGAGCGGAGGCAGAGTTGCAGGGCTGAGAAACAGTGCAAGCTGGCGCTCACCTTCACaaacaacacccctccctcccccaaacCACAGACAGACTCTGACCTCAACCTCGAATCTAACTCTGACCTTGCCCTAATCTCGACTCTGACCTCGACCCTAATCTCTGACCTCTGACTCTGCCCCTAATCTCCACTCTGACCTCGACCCTAATCTCCACTCTGACCTCGACCCTCCACTCTGACCTCGACCTAATCTCCACTCTGACCTCTAATCTCCACTCTGACCTCGACCCTAATCTCCTCTGACTCGACCCTGACCTCGACCCTAATCTCCACTCTGACCTCGACCCTAATCTCCTCTGACCTCGACCCTAATCTCCACTCTGACCTCGACCCACTAATCTCCACTCTGACCTCGACCCTAATCTCCACTCTGACCTCGACCCTAAT
This window harbors:
- the LOC124030014 gene encoding proline-rich protein 2-like, coding for MTQHDPHHDAKLLPTGPKHTPPGGHKLPPNRTKPHQEAPPPTGPKPTPSRRPNYPPTGPKPTPSGGQTTPPTGPKPTPSGGQTTPHQEAKPTPSGGQTTPQQDPSPPHQEAKPPPIRRPNYPPIPPPSGGQPTPIRRPNYPHQEAKLPPSGEDPSPPHQEAKLPPSGGQTTPHQEAKLPPIRRPNHPHQEAKPPPIRRPNYPPHQEASPPHQEASPPHQEAKLPPSGGQTTPHQEAKLPPIRRPTTPHQEAPTPSGGQTTPIRRPNPPIRRPNHTPSGGQTTPPIRRLAHPIRRPNYPPSGG